Proteins co-encoded in one Malus sylvestris chromosome 7, drMalSylv7.2, whole genome shotgun sequence genomic window:
- the LOC126628389 gene encoding phenylacetaldehyde reductase-like isoform X2: protein MSTGQGKTVCVTGASGYIASWLVKLLLQKGYTVKATVRDPNDPKKTEHLRSLDGAKERLHLFKADLLEEGAFDAAVDGCQGVFHTASPVLISVTDPQIWYVLSKILAEEAGWKFAEGNGIDMVSMNPGLCIGPLLNPTLMTSVEQLLNVMSGTPTPFLNYPFVDVRDVASAHIQAFEVPSASGRYCLVGHVVDGFDTLKILRQLYPTLTLAEAVNPSDSKYQVSQEKAKGLGITFLPLETSLRDTIESLKEKGFIKI, encoded by the exons atgagtacTGGACAAGGGAAGACTGTATGTGTAACAGGAGCGTCTGGTTACATAGCATCATGGCTGGTGAAGCTCTTACTGCAGAAGGGTTATACTGTCAAAGCCACTGTTCGTGATCCAA aTGATCCAAAGAAAACAGAACACTTGCGCTCACTAGACGGGGCAAAAGAAAGACTTCATTTGTTCAAAGCAGACTTATTAGAAGAAGGAGCTTTCGATGCTGCCGTCGATGGATGCCAAGGTGTTTTTCATACAGCATCCCCTGTACTGATTTCAGTTACTGACCCTCAG ATATGGTATGTGCTCTCAAAAATATTAGCCGAGGAGGCTGGCTGGAAATTTGCTGAAGGAAATGGAATCGATATGGTGTCAATGAATCCTGGGTTGTGTATTGGTCCACTCTTAAATCCAACTCTTATGACCTCCGTTGAGCAGCTTCTGAATGTCATGAGTG GTACCCCAACACCGTTTCTAAATTACCCATTTGTAGACGTTAGAGATGTTGCCTCTGCTCATATTCAAGCATTTGAAGTTCCTTCAGCTAGTGGCAGATATTGTTTAGTTGGCCACGTTGTTGACGGATTCGATACCCTAAAGATTTTACGACAACTCTACCCTACTTTGACCCTTGCTGAGGCTGTCAATCCGTCAGACTCAAAGTATCAAGTGTCCCAGGAGAAAGCAAAAGGTTTGGGAATCACTTTCCTTCCTCTGGAAACAAGTCTTAGGGACACTATTGAAAGCCTCAAGGAGAAGGGCTTCATCAAGATTTGA
- the LOC126628389 gene encoding phenylacetaldehyde reductase-like isoform X1 translates to MSTGQGKTVCVTGASGYIASWLVKLLLQKGYTVKATVRDPNDPKKTEHLRSLDGAKERLHLFKADLLEEGAFDAAVDGCQGVFHTASPVLISVTDPQAELIDPAVKGTLNVLQSCAKFRSVMRVVLTSSIATVMMSGTPLTSDVVLDETWYSDKLFCEEHKIWYVLSKILAEEAGWKFAEGNGIDMVSMNPGLCIGPLLNPTLMTSVEQLLNVMSGTPTPFLNYPFVDVRDVASAHIQAFEVPSASGRYCLVGHVVDGFDTLKILRQLYPTLTLAEAVNPSDSKYQVSQEKAKGLGITFLPLETSLRDTIESLKEKGFIKI, encoded by the exons atgagtacTGGACAAGGGAAGACTGTATGTGTAACAGGAGCGTCTGGTTACATAGCATCATGGCTGGTGAAGCTCTTACTGCAGAAGGGTTATACTGTCAAAGCCACTGTTCGTGATCCAA aTGATCCAAAGAAAACAGAACACTTGCGCTCACTAGACGGGGCAAAAGAAAGACTTCATTTGTTCAAAGCAGACTTATTAGAAGAAGGAGCTTTCGATGCTGCCGTCGATGGATGCCAAGGTGTTTTTCATACAGCATCCCCTGTACTGATTTCAGTTACTGACCCTCAG GCCGAATTAATTGACCCTGCAGTGAAGGGAACACTTAATGTTCTACAATCCTGCGCAAAATTTCGCAGTGTCATGAGAGTGGTTTTAACATCTTCAATTGCTACAGTCATGATGAGTGGAACACCTCTGACTTCTGAtgtggttttggatgaaacatGGTATTCggataaacttttttgtgaggAGCACAAG ATATGGTATGTGCTCTCAAAAATATTAGCCGAGGAGGCTGGCTGGAAATTTGCTGAAGGAAATGGAATCGATATGGTGTCAATGAATCCTGGGTTGTGTATTGGTCCACTCTTAAATCCAACTCTTATGACCTCCGTTGAGCAGCTTCTGAATGTCATGAGTG GTACCCCAACACCGTTTCTAAATTACCCATTTGTAGACGTTAGAGATGTTGCCTCTGCTCATATTCAAGCATTTGAAGTTCCTTCAGCTAGTGGCAGATATTGTTTAGTTGGCCACGTTGTTGACGGATTCGATACCCTAAAGATTTTACGACAACTCTACCCTACTTTGACCCTTGCTGAGGCTGTCAATCCGTCAGACTCAAAGTATCAAGTGTCCCAGGAGAAAGCAAAAGGTTTGGGAATCACTTTCCTTCCTCTGGAAACAAGTCTTAGGGACACTATTGAAAGCCTCAAGGAGAAGGGCTTCATCAAGATTTGA